A single Bemisia tabaci unplaced genomic scaffold, PGI_BMITA_v3 DNA region contains:
- the LOC109036814 gene encoding histone H3 has protein sequence MARTKQTARKSTGGKAPRKQLATKAARKSAPATGGVKKPHRYRPGTVALREIRRYQKSTELLIRKLPFQRLVREIAQDFKTDLRFQSSAVLALQEASEAYLVGLFEDTNLCAIHAKRVTIMPKDIQLARRIRGERA, from the coding sequence ATGGCACGTACCAAGCAAACCGCTCGTAAGTCCACCGGAGGTAAGGCCCCTCGCAAGCAATTGGCCACCAAAGCCGCCCGCAAGAGTGCACCCGCCACTGGTGGCGTCAAGAAACCTCACCGTTACAGGCCCGGAACCGTCGCCCTGCGTGAAATCCGTCGTTACCAGAAGAGCACCGAGCTTCTTATCCGCAAGCTGCCCTTCCAGCGTCTCGTCCGTGAAATCGCTCAGGACTTCAAGACCGACCTCCGTTTCCAGAGCTCAGCCGTCCTCGCCCTTCAGGAAGCTAGCGAAGCTTACCTTGTTGGTCTCTTCGAAGACACCAACTTGTGTGCAATCCACGCCAAGCGTGTCACTATCATGCCCAAGGACATTCAACTGGCTCGCCGCATCCGTGGAGAACGTGCCTAA
- the LOC140225807 gene encoding histone H2B: protein MAPKASGKAVKKAGKAQKNITKGDKKKKRRRKESYAIYIYKVLKQVHPDTGVSSKAMSIMNSFVNDIFERIAAEASRLSHYNKRSTITSREIQTAVRLLLPGELAKHAVSEGTKAVTKYTSSK, encoded by the coding sequence ATGGCACCGAAAGCAAGTGGTAAGGCAGTGAAGAAAGCGGGCAAAGCCCAGAAGAACATCACCAAGGGTGACAAGAAGAAGAAGCGCAGGAGGAAGGAATCCTACGCCATCTACATCTACAAAGTCTTGAAGCAAGTCCACCCCGACACCGGAGTTTCCTCCAAGGCTATGTCTATCATGAACTCCTTCGTCAACGATATCTTCGAGCGTATCGCCGCCGAAGCTAGCCGTCTCTCCCACTACAACAAGAGGTCCACCATCACCTCCCGGGAGATCCAGACCGCTGTCAGGCTCCTCCTCCCCGGAGAATTGGCCAAGCACGCCGTCTCGGAAGGAACCAAGGCTGTCACCAAGTACACCAGCTCGAAGTAG
- the LOC109042883 gene encoding histone H4, producing the protein MTGRGKGGKGLGKGGAKRHRKVLRDNIQGITKPAIRRLARRGGVKRISGLIYEETRGVLKVFLENVIRDAVTYTEHAKRKTVTAMDVVYALKRQGRTLYGFGG; encoded by the coding sequence ATGACTGGACGTGGTAAAGGAGGTAAAGGTCTCGGCAAAGGTGGAGCCAAGCGTCACCGAAAAGTGCTCCGCGATAACATCCAGGGTATCACCAAGCCCGCCATCCGTCGTCTGGCTCGCCGAGGTGGAGTCAAGCGTATCTCTGGTCTCATCTACGAAGAAACTCGTGGTGTCCTCAAGGTTTTCCTAGAAAACGTCATCCGTGATGCCGTCACCTACACCGAGCACGCCAAGAGGAAGACTGTCACCGCCATGGACGTCGTCTACGCCTTGAAACGTCAGGGCCGCACCCTCTACGGTTTCGGAGGTTAA
- the LOC109041404 gene encoding histone H1-II-like, which translates to MSDAPVAAAPATPKAPKKKAAAKPKKPAAHPPTATMVNEAIKTLKDKKGSSLQAIKKYIAATYKVDADKLAPFIRKYVISATASGKIILTKGKGAAGSFKLPAKEEKKKVAKKPAKPKAPKAKKPKAAAKPKKAKSPKKAKAAKSPKAKKVAKPPTKKPKAPKPKKAAVKKSPKKAAPKKK; encoded by the coding sequence ATGTCTGACGCTCCAGTCGCCGCAGCACCCGCCACCCCGAAGGCACCCAAGAAGAAGGCCGCAGCCAAGCCCAAGAAGCCTGCAGCTCACCCTCCAACCGCTACCATGGTCAACGAAGCTATCAAGACCTTGAAGGACAAGAAGGGATCTTCTCTTCAGGCCATCAAGAAGTACATTGCTGCCACATACAAGGTTGATGCCGACAAGCTTGCTCCCTTCATCCGCAAGTACGTCATCTCCGCCACCGCCTCAGGCAAAATTATCCTGACCAAGGGTAAGGGTGCCGCTGGCTCCTTCAAGCTTCCCGCcaaggaagagaagaagaaggtcGCCAAGAAGCCCGCCAAGCCAAAGGCTCCCAAGGCCAAGAAACCCAAGGCAGCAGCCAAACCCAAGAAGGCTAAATCTCCGAAGAAAGCCAAGGCAGCCAAATCCCCAAAGGCGAAGAAAGTCGCTAAGCCACCCACCAAGAAACCAAAGGCACCCAAACCCAAGAAGGCAGCAGTGAAGAAAAGCCCGAAGAAGGCTGCACCCAAGAAGAAGTAA
- the LOC109036816 gene encoding histone H2A, whose product MSGRGKGGKTKGKSKTRSSRAGLQFPVGRIHRLLRKGNYAERVGAGAPVYLAAVMEYLAAEVLELAGNAARDNKKTRIIPRHLQLAIRNDEELNKLLSGVTIAQGGVLPNIQAVLLPKKTEKKA is encoded by the coding sequence ATGTCTGGAAGAGGTAAAGGAGGAAAGACTAAGGGCAAGTCCAAGACTCGTTCATCCCGTGCTGGGCTCCAATTCCCTGTTGGACGTATCCACCGTCTGCTCCGCAAAGGAAACTACGCCGAGCGTGTTGGTGCCGGAGCTCCCGTCTACTTAGCCGCTGTCATGGAATACTTGGCCGCTGAAGTTCTCGAGTTGGCTGGTAACGCCGCTCGTGACAACAAGAAGACTAGGATCATCCCCCGTCACTTGCAACTTGCAATCCGTAACGATGAAGAATTAAACAAGCTTCTCTCTGGCGTCACCATCGCCCAAGGAGGTGTTCTGCCCAACATCCAAGCTGTACTTCTGCCCAAGAAGACCGAGAAGAAAGCATAA